A window of the Thermoleophilia bacterium SCSIO 60948 genome harbors these coding sequences:
- a CDS encoding arsenic transporter, with product MFDPWPTLAELAPTLGFLAALLLLAEGCRRERLFDWLGERIASAPGARRRFARAFAAAAAITIALSLDATVLLLVPMLLAAAARRRRDPLPAAFASLHLANSASLLLPVSNLTGLLVATQAEIPFTRFAMLMAAPWAVAVAIEWLVLRRRFARPIDAEPDAAPSSDAIPTPRAAIAIVALSLAGVLAASAIGLAPLWPVLAGALVLVAFAATSEGLRASGLVLAVKPLFLIAVVALALLVEWLGELGLSEALAGLVPAGDSPAALLATCLLAALLANLVNNIPATLILIPVLAPAGEPALLAALIGLGVGPNLTPWGSLATLLWRSEMRRAGLGTNDRLIFELGIATVPAILVASTLALWLALELAG from the coding sequence TTGTTCGACCCCTGGCCGACACTCGCCGAGCTCGCCCCCACGCTCGGCTTCCTCGCGGCGCTGCTGCTTCTGGCCGAGGGTTGCCGACGCGAGCGTCTCTTCGACTGGCTCGGTGAGCGGATAGCGAGCGCGCCCGGGGCGCGGCGGCGTTTCGCGCGAGCGTTCGCCGCCGCGGCCGCGATCACGATCGCTCTGAGCCTCGACGCGACGGTCCTCCTGCTCGTCCCGATGCTGCTGGCTGCCGCGGCGAGACGGCGCCGCGATCCGCTTCCCGCCGCCTTCGCGTCGCTCCATCTCGCGAACTCCGCCTCGCTGCTGTTGCCGGTCTCGAACCTGACCGGCCTGCTCGTCGCGACCCAGGCCGAGATCCCGTTCACGCGCTTCGCCATGCTGATGGCCGCGCCATGGGCCGTGGCGGTGGCGATCGAGTGGTTGGTGCTGCGGCGCCGCTTCGCGCGGCCGATCGACGCCGAGCCGGACGCGGCGCCGTCCTCCGATGCGATCCCGACGCCGCGCGCGGCGATCGCGATCGTCGCGCTCTCGCTGGCCGGTGTCCTCGCGGCGTCGGCAATCGGGCTCGCCCCACTCTGGCCCGTGCTCGCCGGGGCCCTCGTCCTCGTCGCCTTCGCGGCGACGAGCGAAGGTCTTCGCGCGAGCGGCCTGGTGCTCGCGGTCAAGCCGCTCTTCCTCATCGCGGTGGTGGCCCTGGCACTCCTCGTCGAATGGCTCGGCGAGCTCGGTCTCTCCGAGGCGCTCGCCGGCCTCGTGCCCGCCGGGGACTCGCCGGCGGCGCTGCTCGCCACCTGCCTGCTCGCCGCGCTGCTCGCGAACCTCGTCAACAACATCCCGGCGACGCTGATCCTGATCCCGGTGCTCGCGCCGGCCGGCGAGCCCGCTCTGCTCGCCGCCCTGATCGGCCTCGGGGTGGGTCCGAACCTGACCCCGTGGGGCTCGCTCGCGACGCTGCTCTGGCGCTCGGAGATGCGGCGGGCCGGGCTCGGGACGAACGACCGGCTGATATTCGAGCTCGGCATCGCGACCGTGCCCGCGATCCTCGTCGCCTCGACGCTCGCGCTCTGGCTCGCCCTCGAGCTCGCCGGCTGA
- a CDS encoding GNAT family N-acetyltransferase, with protein MAPPVVITYLEINDPADLIPPAQEPRSEFEIKWVDDPEVNRWFYERVGADYGWGDHLDWSDERWNSWAGDVETWEMTSGGERAGYFELRQTGETIHIEHFGLVPRFHGVGLGGELLAAAIRRGFELGSRVTVETASTDGPYALDNYLARGMRMVRRRIRDDSRRVAGR; from the coding sequence ATGGCACCACCCGTTGTAATCACCTATCTCGAGATCAACGACCCGGCGGACCTGATCCCGCCCGCGCAGGAGCCGCGGAGCGAGTTCGAGATCAAGTGGGTCGACGACCCCGAGGTCAACCGCTGGTTCTACGAGCGGGTCGGCGCCGATTACGGCTGGGGCGACCACCTCGACTGGTCCGACGAGCGCTGGAACTCGTGGGCCGGTGACGTCGAGACCTGGGAGATGACCTCGGGCGGCGAGCGCGCCGGGTACTTCGAGCTCCGCCAGACCGGCGAGACGATCCACATCGAGCACTTCGGCCTCGTCCCGCGCTTCCACGGTGTCGGCCTCGGCGGCGAGCTGCTCGCCGCGGCGATCCGCCGCGGCTTCGAGCTCGGCTCGCGCGTGACCGTCGAGACGGCCAGCACCGACGGGCCCTACGCGCTCGACAACTACCTCGCCCGCGGCATGCGGATGGTCCGGCGCCGGATCCGCGACGACTCGCGCCGCGTCGCGGGCCGATAG
- a CDS encoding alpha/beta hydrolase, which produces MRVAACARSRRRTYASSARARSAPRVAGRPGGHRIAIVPESFLPAGARQHRVDVGGLELHCVEAGEGPLVVLLHGFPEFWYSWRHQIPALVHAGYRVVAPDMRGYDLSDRPAGVRAYSGERLAADVKGLIEAVGEERAHVVGHDWGAVVAYYTATWHPERVDHLAILNVPHPRRMLEGLRRWEQLRKSWYILFFQIPGLAERLLPRDDFSFLKRALRSGSEGAFSDADLERYVEAWSRPGALRAGINYYRAAFRQRPRAALARLGRIDAPTLVIWGTNDIALGQELADPGPDLVPDRRVVFLEGITHWVQVHAPERVNELLTDFLPEPEGTRKPMPSVQS; this is translated from the coding sequence ATGAGAGTCGCCGCCTGCGCGCGGTCGAGGCGGCGTACCTACGCGAGCTCCGCGCGGGCTAGATCCGCGCCCCGCGTGGCGGGGCGTCCGGGCGGGCATAGGATCGCCATCGTGCCCGAGTCCTTCCTTCCCGCCGGTGCTCGTCAGCACCGCGTCGACGTCGGAGGTCTCGAGTTGCATTGCGTCGAGGCCGGTGAGGGGCCGCTCGTCGTCCTGCTCCACGGATTCCCGGAGTTCTGGTACTCGTGGCGGCACCAGATCCCGGCTCTCGTTCACGCCGGCTATCGCGTCGTCGCCCCCGACATGCGCGGCTACGACCTCTCCGACCGCCCGGCGGGAGTCAGGGCTTACTCGGGCGAACGACTCGCCGCCGACGTCAAGGGCCTGATCGAGGCGGTCGGCGAGGAGCGCGCGCACGTCGTCGGACACGACTGGGGCGCGGTCGTCGCCTACTACACCGCGACCTGGCACCCCGAGCGCGTCGACCACCTCGCGATCCTCAACGTCCCGCATCCGCGCCGGATGCTCGAAGGGCTGCGCCGCTGGGAGCAGCTGCGAAAGAGCTGGTACATCCTCTTCTTCCAGATACCCGGCCTGGCCGAGCGACTGCTGCCGCGCGACGACTTCTCGTTCCTGAAGCGAGCTCTGCGCTCGGGTTCGGAGGGCGCATTCTCCGACGCCGACCTCGAGCGCTACGTCGAGGCCTGGTCGCGACCCGGGGCGCTGCGCGCGGGCATCAACTACTACCGCGCCGCCTTCCGCCAGCGGCCGCGGGCGGCGCTCGCACGGCTCGGCCGTATCGACGCGCCCACCCTCGTCATCTGGGGTACGAACGACATCGCGCTCGGTCAGGAGCTGGCCGATCCCGGGCCCGATCTGGTCCCGGACCGCCGCGTCGTTTTCCTCGAGGGCATCACCCACTGGGTCCAGGTTCACGCTCCCGAGCGCGTCAACGAGTTGCTGACCGACTTCCTGCCGGAGCCGGAGGGGACGCGGAAACCCATGCCGAGCGTGCAAAGCTAG
- a CDS encoding helix-turn-helix transcriptional regulator — protein sequence MGLHHPRSDEIELAAVLHALSDPQRLAIVRALASDPAPRSCGSFGLDVAKSTCTHHFRVLREAGVISQQREGTSRLNSLRTDDLETRFPGLLDAVLRADDEAAGTANAVAAAV from the coding sequence ATGGGACTTCACCACCCGCGCTCCGATGAGATCGAGCTCGCCGCCGTCCTGCACGCCCTGAGCGATCCGCAGCGGCTCGCGATCGTGCGCGCGCTGGCCTCTGACCCCGCGCCACGCAGCTGTGGGTCGTTCGGTCTCGACGTCGCGAAGTCGACCTGCACGCATCACTTCCGCGTCCTGCGCGAGGCGGGCGTGATCAGCCAGCAGCGCGAGGGCACGTCGCGGCTCAACTCGCTTCGCACCGACGACCTCGAGACCCGCTTCCCGGGGCTGCTCGACGCCGTGCTCCGCGCCGACGACGAGGCCGCCGGCACCGCGAACGCCGTCGCCGCCGCCGTCTGA